A portion of the Stella humosa genome contains these proteins:
- a CDS encoding helix-turn-helix domain-containing protein has protein sequence MNDSFMIRPAPASGRGRRRPQGRLAAVAEAAVRVFTRQGWRLAQVADVAAEAGVATGTIYLYAADKQALLDLAIRAAARLDLPGEAALPAGADMAATLRGALGQRLALPRLAAVADGGPMGPETLARLLAEVYDLLARERRLVLLLDRLSPELPDMAETYGQAWRAPALGRFAAAIARLAAAGHARRDLDAEAASRAVIEMLAWMAMRRTHDPLPPAGDEAVARATALALAEAALAPVAAAGKRL, from the coding sequence ATGAATGATTCATTCATGATTCGCCCGGCGCCAGCAAGCGGTCGTGGCCGACGGCGGCCACAGGGCCGGCTGGCTGCCGTCGCCGAGGCGGCGGTGCGGGTCTTCACCCGCCAGGGCTGGCGGCTTGCCCAGGTGGCCGATGTCGCGGCCGAGGCCGGGGTCGCGACCGGGACGATCTATCTCTACGCCGCCGACAAGCAGGCCCTGCTCGACCTGGCCATTCGCGCGGCGGCTAGGCTCGACCTGCCGGGCGAAGCCGCCCTGCCGGCCGGCGCCGACATGGCCGCGACCCTGCGGGGGGCGCTGGGCCAACGGCTGGCGCTGCCGCGTCTGGCGGCCGTTGCGGACGGCGGCCCGATGGGACCGGAAACGTTGGCTCGCCTGCTGGCCGAGGTCTACGACCTGTTGGCCCGGGAACGCCGGCTGGTCCTGCTGCTCGACCGGCTATCGCCGGAACTGCCCGACATGGCCGAGACCTATGGTCAGGCTTGGCGCGCACCGGCCCTCGGCCGCTTTGCTGCGGCGATCGCCCGGCTAGCAGCCGCCGGTCACGCCCGCCGCGACCTGGACGCGGAGGCTGCCTCGCGCGCGGTGATCGAGATGCTGGCCTGGATGGCGATGCGGCGCACGCATGACCCGCTGCCCCCTGCCGGCGACGAGGCGGTGGCACGGGCGACGGCCCTGGCACTGGCGGAGGCCGCATTGGCGCCGGTTGCCGCCGCTGGCAAACGGCTATAG